In Urechidicola croceus, a single window of DNA contains:
- the rny gene encoding ribonuclease Y has protein sequence MEGIIMPIIIGVIIGLAVGYLIAKSLEKKKASGTIKRANKSAASILKAAKNDAEAIKKDKILQAKEKFIELKSEHEKVILARDKKINEAEKRIRDKESQLSSELDKNKKANLNLEKKTSEYEYKIEFLERKENEIEKLHKKQVENLEVISGLSAEDAKKELVTSLKEEAKSDAMSFIQDKMEEAKLTAEQDARKIILNTIQRVGVEQTVENCVSVFNLESDDVKGRIIGREGRNIRALEAATGVEIIVDDTPEAIILSCFDPVRREVARLSLHNLVTDGRIHPARIEEIVKKTEKQIGQEIIEVGKRTVIDLGIHGLHPELIKTVGRMKYRSSYGQNLLQHSREVANLCGLMAAELGLNPKVAKRAGLLHDIGKVPDTESELPHALLGMEWAKKYGEKPDVCNAIGAHHDEIEMKSMISPIVQVCDAISGARPGARRQVLDSYIQRLKDLEDVAFGFSGVQKAYAIQAGRELRVIVESEKVNDTKAAELSFNISQKIQNDMTYPGQVRVTVIRETRAVNVAK, from the coding sequence ATGGAAGGAATTATAATGCCAATTATTATTGGTGTGATTATAGGATTGGCAGTAGGATATTTAATTGCTAAATCATTAGAGAAAAAGAAAGCTTCAGGTACTATAAAACGTGCAAATAAAAGTGCAGCATCGATACTGAAAGCAGCTAAGAATGATGCCGAAGCAATAAAAAAAGATAAAATATTACAGGCTAAAGAAAAATTTATTGAGTTAAAATCAGAACATGAAAAAGTAATTTTAGCGAGAGATAAGAAGATTAATGAAGCGGAAAAAAGAATTAGAGATAAAGAATCTCAATTATCAAGTGAATTAGATAAGAATAAAAAGGCTAATTTAAATTTAGAGAAGAAGACCTCTGAATATGAATATAAGATAGAATTTCTAGAACGTAAAGAAAACGAAATAGAAAAACTACATAAAAAACAAGTTGAAAACTTAGAGGTAATTTCAGGACTTTCAGCAGAAGATGCTAAAAAAGAGTTAGTTACATCATTGAAAGAGGAGGCGAAATCTGATGCGATGAGTTTCATTCAAGATAAGATGGAAGAGGCAAAACTTACCGCTGAACAAGATGCTCGTAAAATCATTTTAAATACTATTCAAAGAGTTGGAGTAGAGCAAACTGTTGAAAACTGTGTTTCAGTTTTTAATTTAGAATCTGATGATGTTAAGGGTAGAATTATAGGTCGTGAAGGTCGTAATATTAGAGCCTTAGAAGCAGCTACAGGAGTAGAGATAATTGTTGATGACACGCCAGAAGCAATTATTCTATCATGTTTTGATCCTGTGCGTCGTGAAGTTGCCCGTTTATCATTACACAATTTAGTTACTGATGGTAGAATACACCCAGCACGAATTGAAGAGATTGTTAAAAAGACTGAAAAACAAATTGGACAAGAAATAATTGAAGTTGGAAAACGAACTGTTATTGATTTAGGAATTCATGGATTGCATCCAGAATTAATTAAGACAGTTGGTCGTATGAAGTATCGTTCTTCATATGGGCAAAACTTATTGCAACATTCACGTGAAGTAGCAAACTTATGTGGGCTAATGGCAGCTGAGTTAGGATTGAATCCAAAAGTTGCCAAAAGAGCAGGACTATTACATGATATTGGTAAAGTGCCAGATACAGAAAGCGAATTACCACATGCATTATTAGGTATGGAATGGGCGAAAAAATATGGTGAAAAACCAGATGTATGTAATGCAATTGGAGCCCACCATGATGAAATAGAAATGAAGTCTATGATTTCACCTATTGTTCAAGTTTGTGATGCTATTTCTGGAGCTAGACCAGGAGCAAGACGTCAAGTGTTAGATTCTTATATTCAAAGGTTAAAGGATCTAGAAGATGTTGCTTTCGGATTTTCGGGTGTTCAAAAGGCATACGCAATTCAGGCGGGTAGAGAATTAAGAGTTATAGTTGAAAGTGAAAAAGTGAATGATACTAAAGCAGCAGAATTATCATTTAATATTTCGCAAAAAATTCAAAATGATATGACTTATCCTGGGCAAGTACGTGTAACTGTAATTCGTGAAACTAGAGCTGTGAATGTAGCGAAGTAA
- a CDS encoding M23 family metallopeptidase has product MNNLNNFILSIFLLILTSAFSQQNYPKDYFQNPLDIPMYLSGTFAELRSNHFHSGLDIKTQQKEGFKVFSIADGYVSRIKVSHWGYGKALYVTHPNGYTSVYAHLKKYSDKIEAYIKKHQYEKESFEIQLFPNNTELQLKKGEVIAYTGSTGGYVGPHLHFEIRDSAARPVNPMHFGITVEDDKSPSINVLMAYPLDDFSHVNQSNIPLQINFKQLPNGNLKANKISASGTIGLGINAFDRLNGALNKNGIYSLEMSVNGEKTFSLYADRFSFSETKYINLLIDYQRYANINQRIQRCYVDSNNPLSIYRDVVNHGYISVQDGMTYNVEITAKDFKGNEKKLIVPIQGKNDSITIKKTEKITPYYISSKEFNKFTKEGVTIAFPKNTFYRDFYLDFDVKEGIAQIHEPNEALDNNYTLTFDVSKYSDEEKKKLFIAGFNSKGNPSYKTTHKKTSTFYTNTKSLGTYTLLSDNEKPSIRTSNFKDEQWVTNYKRLILKVSDNLSGLKTYRGEIDGEWILLEYNPKYGTLTYDFSDKKLSGTKHNLRVIVEDSVGNTNILETTFYRKQ; this is encoded by the coding sequence ATGAACAATTTGAACAATTTTATTTTATCTATATTTCTATTAATTCTAACAAGTGCTTTTTCACAACAGAATTACCCAAAAGACTATTTTCAAAATCCATTAGATATACCAATGTATTTATCTGGAACTTTTGCTGAATTAAGGTCAAATCATTTTCATTCTGGGTTAGATATTAAAACACAGCAAAAAGAAGGTTTTAAAGTGTTTTCTATTGCTGATGGTTATGTTTCTAGAATAAAAGTATCACATTGGGGATATGGAAAGGCATTGTATGTAACTCATCCAAACGGTTATACTTCAGTATATGCACATTTAAAAAAGTATAGTGATAAAATAGAGGCTTATATTAAAAAACATCAATATGAAAAAGAAAGTTTTGAAATTCAACTTTTTCCTAACAATACTGAACTTCAACTTAAAAAAGGAGAAGTAATTGCCTATACAGGTAGTACAGGTGGTTATGTTGGTCCGCATTTACATTTTGAAATCAGAGATTCAGCCGCAAGACCGGTAAACCCTATGCATTTTGGAATAACTGTTGAAGATGATAAATCACCTAGTATAAATGTTTTAATGGCCTATCCTCTTGATGATTTTTCACATGTTAATCAATCTAATATTCCTCTTCAAATTAATTTCAAACAATTACCAAATGGAAATTTAAAAGCAAATAAAATTAGTGCTTCTGGTACTATAGGGTTAGGTATAAATGCTTTTGACAGGTTGAATGGTGCTTTAAACAAAAATGGTATTTACAGTTTAGAAATGTCAGTAAATGGAGAGAAAACATTTAGCCTCTACGCTGATAGATTTTCTTTTTCAGAAACAAAATATATTAATCTTTTAATCGATTATCAACGTTACGCTAATATAAATCAACGCATTCAACGTTGTTATGTTGACTCTAATAATCCTTTAAGTATATACAGAGACGTTGTAAATCATGGGTATATTTCCGTACAAGATGGGATGACTTATAATGTTGAAATTACGGCCAAAGATTTTAAAGGAAATGAAAAAAAATTAATTGTGCCTATTCAAGGTAAAAATGATAGTATTACTATCAAAAAAACAGAAAAAATAACTCCTTATTATATTTCTTCAAAAGAGTTTAATAAATTCACTAAAGAAGGTGTTACAATAGCATTTCCTAAAAATACTTTTTATCGTGATTTCTATTTAGATTTTGACGTTAAAGAAGGCATTGCACAAATTCATGAACCTAATGAAGCTTTGGATAATAATTACACCTTAACTTTTGATGTTTCAAAGTATTCTGATGAAGAAAAGAAAAAATTATTTATTGCTGGGTTTAACAGTAAAGGAAATCCTTCATATAAAACTACACATAAAAAAACAAGCACTTTTTACACAAATACTAAAAGTTTGGGTACATACACTTTATTATCTGATAATGAAAAACCAAGTATCAGAACATCCAATTTTAAAGATGAACAATGGGTGACAAACTACAAACGATTAATTTTAAAAGTATCTGATAATTTATCTGGATTAAAGACATATAGAGGTGAAATTGATGGTGAATGGATTTTATTGGAGTACAACCCAAAATATGGAACTTTAACCTATGACTTTTCTGATAAAAAATTAAGTGGTACAAAGCACAATTTAAGAGTTATAGTCGAAGATTCTGTTGGTAATACTAATATATTGGAAACAACGTTTTATAGAAAACAATAA
- a CDS encoding cell division protein ZapA: MDEKLKIKITIGGRVYPLSINNATEEEGMRKAANKINALVTKFEQNYAVSDKQDVLAMCALQFASQLEIQDISNELELEKATNKINTLNAKLDLHLK, translated from the coding sequence ATGGATGAAAAACTCAAAATAAAAATTACCATTGGTGGTCGCGTATATCCTTTAAGCATTAATAATGCAACTGAAGAAGAGGGAATGCGTAAAGCAGCAAATAAGATAAATGCTTTGGTAACTAAGTTTGAGCAAAATTATGCTGTAAGCGATAAGCAAGATGTTCTTGCTATGTGTGCGTTACAGTTTGCTTCACAGTTAGAAATTCAAGATATAAGTAATGAATTAGAATTAGAAAAAGCTACAAATAAAATAAATACACTCAATGCAAAATTGGATTTGCATTTAAAATAA